A genomic window from Artemia franciscana chromosome 14, ASM3288406v1, whole genome shotgun sequence includes:
- the LOC136035881 gene encoding GPI transamidase component PIG-T-like → MSHFRFVHTVKQDDGDYTNFRTFPRHFWEIVNRYEAQELHLSLTQGYWKTKQWGFPQRSAPTGAEIHAWFHHNVSNVDEKWELLTNSVSEIFCSSLNFVNGDSTIQPFFSFGPDGLIDDRFNTSFGRYAALPSETFCTENLALLVNFFPCGKRKGLASLLNSSKIFNSNYHSMAVDWRPICSTIECIGVAWELTLSLTMVTEPSVMNYESLGRQDWSLVSTFGGSLDSHCPLAQVSKIYVDVTQNQTGKGFQLLPITQILTSIRNGIKSYFAVYDVRAFTYNESLNVRAIYEKPILYANTLPPPLHTTRFLAGYGNERGTIITQITNTLVSESIKVVYLETLPWYIRVYGHTLYAISLSTKKKLLPDYFHFVPGRDRIRPHHLEVVLEIPSNSTIEIQFEFEKAFLKRHEYPADANRGFDIPAAVVSAYLFNPRNYTALSQGSSTFEHTLNMNFAIKYAVRIYTETLVVTMATPDFSMPYNVICCTLMLVFGPILVYAKLLSSKRLVEESRAKRLMNFLLDNLKWRKGKL, encoded by the coding sequence ATGAGCCACTTCAGATTTGTCCACACTGTAAAGCAAGATGATGGTGACTATACTAATTTTCGTACCTTTCCCCGTCATTTTTGGGAAATAGTTAATCGTTATGAAGCGCAAGAGTTACATTTATCTTTGACTCAAGGATACTGGAAGACAAAACAATGGGGATTCCCACAACGATCTGCACCTACTGGAGCTGAGATCCATGCATGGTTTCACCATAATGTATCAAATGTGGATGAGAAATGGGAACTATTGACCAACAGTGTATCGGAAATATTCTGTTCCTCATTAAACTTTGTGAACGGTGACAGTACAATTcagcctttttttagttttggacCAGATGGGTTGATAGACGATCGGTTTAATACTAGTTTTGGGCGTTACGCAGCATTGCCAAGTGAAACATTTTGTACAGAAAATTTGGCCCTATTGGTGAATTTTTTTCCTTGTGGCAAAAGAAAAGGACTCGCTTCGTTATTAAATTCAtcgaaaattttcaattcaaattacCATAGCATGGCTGTTGATTGGAGGCCAATTTGTTCGACGATTGAATGTATTGGTGTGGCATGGGAGCTAACTCTGTCTCTAACAATGGTTACTGAGCCATCTGTGATGAATTATGAGTCACTAGGAAGGCAAGACTGGTCATTAGTATCAACTTTTGGGGGTAGTCTCGACTCACATTGTCCATTGGCACAAGTTAGCAAGATTTATGTAGACGTGACTCAGAATCAGACCGGAAAGGGTTTCCAGTTGCTGCCAATTACTCAAATATTAACTAGTATTAGAAATggaataaaatcttattttgctGTCTATGACGTTCGAGCCTTCACTTATAATGAGTCGTTGAATGTCAGAGCCATCTATGAAAAGCCTATTTTGTATGCAAATACTTTACCACCTCCATTACATACTACTCGGTTTTTGGCTGGCTATGGAAATGAAAGAGGCACAATCATTACACAAATAACAAACACGCTCGTTTCAGAGTCCATAAAAGTTGTCTATCTAGAAACCTTACCCTGGTACATTCGTGTTTATGGCCACACCTTGTATGCTATTTctttaagtacaaaaaaaaagttacttccTGACTATTTCCATTTTGTTCCCGGACGAGATCGTATAAGACCCCATCATCTTGAAGTAGTTCTTGAAATTCCTTCAAATTCGACTATCGAAATTCAATTTGAGTTTGAAAAGGCCTTTTTGAAACGCCATGAATATCCTGCAGATGCGAATCGTGGATTTGATATTCCAGCTGCAGTCGTAAGCGCTTATCTTTTCAATCCTCGTAATTACACTGCCTTATCTCAAGGATCAAGTACCTTTGAACATACCTTGAATATGAATTTTGCCATAAAATATGCTGTAAGAATATACACTGAAACTCTGGTTGTAACAATGGCAACTCCTGACTTCAGTATGCCCTATAATGTTATTTGTTGTACTTTAATGTTGGTATTCGGACCAATTTTGGTATATGCCAAACTACTCTCTTCAAAGCGCTTGGTTGAAGAGAGTAGAGCAAAGAGGCTTATGAACTTTCTCCTTGATAATCTGAAATGGAGGAAAGGCAAGttataa